In a single window of the Polynucleobacter sp. MWH-UH24A genome:
- the lspA gene encoding signal peptidase II, with protein sequence MNQTSSQASSSKWYVLLALGVLIADQMTKWWAQMSLPMAQPIKVTDFLNWFLIYNPGAAFSFLSQAGGWQRWFFTVIGIVAAIVIIWLLQKNMHDRPFCLALSLILGGAIGNVLDRLLYGAVVDFIDVHYDGWHWPAFNIADSAISIGATLIVINEIRRAIKDRP encoded by the coding sequence ATGAACCAGACTTCATCCCAAGCAAGCTCAAGCAAATGGTATGTACTGCTAGCCCTTGGGGTATTAATTGCTGATCAAATGACTAAGTGGTGGGCTCAAATGAGTCTACCGATGGCTCAGCCAATTAAGGTCACTGATTTTCTGAACTGGTTCTTAATTTATAACCCGGGTGCTGCCTTCTCTTTCTTATCTCAAGCAGGTGGTTGGCAACGGTGGTTTTTCACTGTGATTGGAATTGTTGCCGCCATTGTTATCATTTGGCTCTTGCAAAAAAATATGCATGACCGTCCTTTTTGTCTTGCCCTTTCTCTGATTCTCGGGGGTGCAATTGGGAATGTTCTAGATCGCTTGCTATATGGCGCTGTAGTTGACTTTATTGATGTGCACTATGACGGATGGCACTGGCCAGCCTTCAACATCGCCGATAGTGCGATCTCAATTGGTGCTACATTAATTGTTATCAATGAAATACGACGGGCCATTAAAGACCGCCCCTAG
- the coaBC gene encoding bifunctional phosphopantothenoylcysteine decarboxylase/phosphopantothenate--cysteine ligase CoaBC, protein MTLLANKKIVLGISGGIAAYKSAELVRALIQEGAEVQVVMSESAMQFITPVTMQALSGKPVYSSQWDARITNNMAHIELSRGADAILIAPASADLMAKLSLGLADDLLTTMCLARDCPLLIAPAMNLQMWGHLATQRSLKRLEDDGVIVLGPGSGDQACGEVGMGRMLEPSELCEQLVAFFQPQVLSGKRVLITAGPTFEAIDPVRGITNRSSGKMGFAIAQAAVEAGAEVHLIAGPCDLPTPLQSTGRIKRTNVITGEEMHRVTLASANCDVFFAVAAVADWTIANRAPQKIKRQGQSGLNLEFRSNPDILLDMAKLAKRTSRPYCVGFAAETDRLGKHSKEKRMRKGIPMIVGNIGPATFGLDTNEILVVDDQGSQNLGRASKLELARKLITIVSSRLP, encoded by the coding sequence ATGACCTTGTTAGCAAATAAAAAAATTGTCTTAGGAATCTCTGGCGGCATTGCTGCGTATAAATCAGCCGAATTAGTCCGCGCCCTGATTCAAGAAGGTGCCGAGGTTCAGGTTGTGATGTCTGAATCTGCTATGCAATTCATTACACCAGTCACGATGCAAGCACTCAGCGGTAAGCCAGTCTATAGCAGTCAATGGGATGCACGCATTACCAACAATATGGCGCATATTGAACTCTCGCGAGGAGCCGATGCAATTTTGATTGCTCCAGCGAGTGCCGATCTCATGGCAAAACTGTCGCTGGGTTTGGCTGATGATCTTCTAACGACGATGTGCCTAGCGCGCGATTGCCCTCTTTTGATTGCCCCAGCCATGAACCTGCAAATGTGGGGACATCTCGCAACCCAGAGAAGTCTCAAGCGTCTTGAGGACGATGGCGTTATTGTCCTTGGCCCCGGAAGTGGTGACCAGGCCTGCGGTGAAGTGGGTATGGGTCGGATGCTGGAGCCCTCTGAGTTGTGTGAGCAGCTGGTTGCGTTTTTTCAGCCACAAGTTTTAAGTGGAAAACGGGTATTGATTACGGCCGGTCCGACATTTGAAGCCATCGACCCAGTCCGCGGTATTACGAATCGAAGTTCTGGAAAAATGGGATTTGCGATTGCCCAAGCGGCTGTTGAAGCGGGTGCTGAAGTTCACCTGATCGCCGGCCCTTGTGATTTGCCCACTCCTTTGCAGAGCACTGGAAGAATTAAACGAACGAATGTGATCACGGGCGAAGAGATGCATCGCGTCACGCTTGCCTCTGCAAATTGCGATGTATTTTTTGCGGTCGCTGCCGTTGCCGATTGGACGATTGCCAATCGCGCTCCACAGAAGATTAAACGCCAAGGGCAGTCTGGGCTGAATTTAGAGTTTCGTTCGAACCCCGATATCTTGCTCGATATGGCTAAATTAGCCAAGCGTACATCAAGGCCTTACTGTGTTGGCTTTGCTGCTGAAACCGATCGGTTGGGTAAACACTCGAAAGAGAAGCGTATGCGCAAGGGCATCCCCATGATTGTGGGAAATATTGGCCCCGCCACCTTTGGTCTCGATACAAATGAAATCCTCGTAGTGGATGATCAGGGTAGTCAAAACCTTGGGCGTGCTAGCAAACTTGAGCTCGCCAGAAAACTCATTACCATCGTTAGCTCTCGCTTACCTTAA
- the dut gene encoding dUTP diphosphatase encodes MQVLQVKILDERMRSQMPSYGTPGSAGLDLRACIDKTIELAPGQTELIPTGLAIYIEDPRYAAMILPRSGLGHKHGIVLGNLVGLIDSDYQGQLMVSAWNRGSAAFRLEPMERLAQLVIVPVLQVELKVVSEFESSTRGTGGFGSTGRG; translated from the coding sequence GTGCAAGTTCTTCAAGTCAAAATTCTCGATGAGCGGATGCGCTCTCAGATGCCAAGCTATGGCACCCCGGGGAGTGCTGGATTGGATTTGCGTGCTTGCATTGATAAAACCATCGAGCTCGCACCAGGTCAAACCGAATTGATTCCAACGGGTCTTGCCATTTACATTGAAGATCCCCGTTACGCTGCAATGATCCTGCCGCGCTCAGGACTTGGTCATAAACATGGGATTGTGTTGGGTAACTTAGTCGGATTAATTGATTCGGATTACCAAGGTCAATTGATGGTGAGCGCTTGGAACCGGGGTTCTGCCGCGTTTCGGTTAGAACCGATGGAACGGTTAGCGCAGCTCGTGATCGTACCGGTTCTCCAAGTCGAACTCAAAGTAGTTTCTGAATTCGAGAGTAGTACTCGGGGTACGGGTGGCTTTGGAAGCACTGGACGCGGATAA
- the clpA gene encoding ATP-dependent Clp protease ATP-binding subunit ClpA encodes MIAQELEVSLHMAFVDARAARHEFITVEHLLSALLDNATSVEVLKACAVNIAELRSQLKNFINDNTPVVPGTEEVDTQPTLGFQRVIQRAIMHVQSTSNGKKEVTGANVLVAIFGEKDSHAVYFLQQQGVTRLDVVNFISHGVRKDNTEPAKAAEASPDTEEAASSGKESPLDQFTQNLNAMARQGKIDPLIGREGEVERVIQVLCRRRKNNPLLVGEAGVGKTAIAEGLAWRITKGEVPEILANATVYSLDMGALLAGTKYRGDFEQRLKSVLKSLKDNPHGILFIDEIHTLIGAGAASGGTLDASNLLKPALSSGTLKCIGATTFTEYRGIFEKDAALSRRFQKVDVVEPTVDQTVQILRGLKSRFEEHHGVKYAAAALVAAAELSSRYINDRHLPDKAIDVIDEAGAAQRILPKSKQKKTINRQEIEEIVAKIARIPPQSVSVDDRSKLQTLDRDIKSVVFGQDPAIEALASAIKMTRAGLGKVDRPIGSFLFSGPTGVGKTEVAKQLAFIMGIELLRFDMSEYMERHAVSRLIGAPPGYVGFDQGGLLTEAVSKKPHCVLLLDEIEKAHPDIFNILLQVMDHGTLTDNNGRKTDFRNVIIIMTTNAGAEAMQKSTMGFTNAREQGDEMADIKKFFTPEFRNRLDAIVSFKALDESIIMRVVDKFLMQLEEQLHEKKVDAVFSPALRSYLAKHGFDPLMGARPMQRIIQDTVRKALADELLFGRLAHGGSVVVDIDDDGKVKLDIQSSNQPPSKSSKASIEPVEEI; translated from the coding sequence ATGATTGCTCAAGAACTGGAAGTAAGTTTGCATATGGCTTTTGTGGACGCTCGCGCGGCGCGCCACGAGTTCATTACGGTTGAGCACTTGCTATCCGCTTTATTGGATAACGCCACCTCGGTCGAGGTTCTGAAGGCCTGTGCGGTCAATATCGCTGAGTTGCGCTCCCAGCTGAAAAATTTTATTAATGACAATACGCCGGTGGTTCCCGGAACCGAAGAGGTCGATACTCAACCAACGCTTGGATTCCAGAGGGTGATCCAGCGCGCCATCATGCATGTGCAGTCCACTTCAAATGGTAAAAAAGAGGTGACTGGCGCCAATGTGTTGGTGGCTATCTTTGGTGAAAAAGATTCGCATGCGGTGTATTTCTTGCAGCAGCAAGGGGTAACCCGCTTAGACGTGGTGAACTTCATTAGTCACGGCGTTCGCAAAGACAATACCGAACCTGCAAAAGCAGCTGAAGCGAGTCCTGATACGGAGGAGGCTGCAAGCAGCGGTAAGGAAAGTCCGCTTGATCAATTTACCCAAAACCTGAATGCTATGGCGCGTCAGGGCAAGATCGACCCATTAATTGGTCGTGAAGGCGAAGTGGAGCGGGTCATTCAAGTGTTATGCCGCAGGCGTAAAAATAATCCCCTCTTGGTTGGTGAGGCTGGCGTCGGCAAGACCGCAATTGCTGAGGGCCTGGCCTGGAGAATCACGAAAGGAGAGGTTCCTGAGATTTTGGCGAATGCAACGGTTTACTCGCTTGATATGGGCGCTTTGCTGGCAGGAACAAAATACCGTGGTGATTTTGAGCAACGACTCAAAAGCGTGCTGAAGTCGCTAAAAGACAATCCACACGGCATCCTTTTTATTGATGAGATTCATACCTTAATTGGTGCCGGAGCTGCTTCCGGGGGCACCTTGGATGCGAGTAATCTTTTAAAGCCAGCACTATCGAGTGGAACGCTTAAATGCATTGGTGCAACCACCTTCACTGAGTATCGTGGCATTTTTGAAAAGGATGCAGCCCTATCGCGGCGTTTCCAAAAAGTCGACGTAGTAGAGCCGACCGTCGATCAAACCGTGCAAATTCTGCGTGGTTTGAAGTCACGCTTTGAAGAGCACCATGGCGTCAAATACGCCGCTGCCGCTCTTGTGGCCGCCGCTGAATTGTCATCTCGCTACATTAATGATCGCCATTTGCCCGATAAGGCGATTGATGTGATTGATGAGGCTGGTGCTGCTCAGCGCATCCTCCCCAAATCAAAGCAGAAGAAAACCATTAATCGCCAAGAGATCGAAGAAATTGTGGCGAAGATTGCGCGCATCCCACCACAATCGGTATCGGTCGATGACCGCAGTAAATTACAAACCTTGGATCGCGATATTAAGAGCGTCGTCTTTGGACAAGATCCTGCGATTGAAGCTCTTGCGAGCGCCATCAAAATGACGCGGGCTGGCTTGGGCAAGGTTGATCGACCCATTGGTTCCTTCCTGTTTTCGGGACCCACTGGAGTCGGTAAGACTGAGGTTGCCAAGCAGTTAGCCTTCATTATGGGCATTGAGCTGCTCCGCTTTGATATGTCAGAGTACATGGAGCGTCATGCGGTAAGCCGTTTGATCGGAGCGCCTCCTGGCTATGTTGGCTTTGATCAAGGTGGGCTTTTGACTGAAGCCGTTTCAAAGAAACCGCATTGCGTTTTATTGCTTGACGAAATTGAGAAGGCGCATCCGGATATTTTCAATATCCTTTTGCAAGTGATGGATCACGGCACCTTAACGGACAACAACGGACGCAAGACGGATTTTCGTAATGTCATCATCATCATGACCACCAATGCGGGTGCGGAAGCAATGCAAAAGTCGACCATGGGCTTTACCAACGCGCGTGAGCAGGGTGATGAAATGGCGGATATCAAGAAGTTCTTCACCCCTGAGTTCAGAAATCGCCTAGATGCGATCGTATCCTTTAAGGCTTTGGATGAGTCCATCATTATGCGGGTGGTGGATAAGTTCCTTATGCAGCTCGAAGAACAATTGCACGAGAAAAAAGTGGACGCAGTCTTTAGCCCCGCCTTACGTTCCTACTTGGCCAAGCATGGTTTTGATCCCTTGATGGGAGCACGACCCATGCAGCGAATTATTCAAGATACAGTGCGCAAAGCCTTGGCTGATGAATTGCTCTTTGGACGTCTAGCCCACGGCGGATCCGTCGTGGTCGATATTGATGACGATGGTAAGGTAAAGCTTGATATTCAATCCTCGAACCAGCCACCGAGTAAATCAAGCAAGGCGAGTATTGAGCCAGTCGAAGAAATCTAA
- the clpS gene encoding ATP-dependent Clp protease adapter ClpS, whose protein sequence is MSRNSKTPPGGNPVTPFKEDTVLLERQAEKVKVPAMYKVMLLNDDYTPMEFVVMVIQEYFNKDQETATRIMLQVHLAGKGVCGIYTRDVASTKVHQVIERSREAGHPLQCTMEEA, encoded by the coding sequence ATGAGTCGTAATTCCAAAACACCCCCCGGAGGAAACCCAGTCACCCCATTTAAGGAAGACACGGTTTTATTGGAACGGCAGGCCGAAAAGGTCAAGGTGCCGGCCATGTATAAAGTGATGTTGTTAAACGACGACTACACGCCGATGGAATTTGTGGTGATGGTGATTCAGGAATACTTTAATAAAGATCAAGAAACAGCAACACGCATCATGTTGCAAGTGCATCTCGCAGGAAAAGGTGTGTGCGGCATCTATACCCGCGATGTGGCCTCGACCAAGGTCCATCAAGTCATAGAACGTTCCCGTGAAGCGGGTCACCCATTGCAGTGCACTATGGAGGAAGCATGA
- a CDS encoding cold-shock protein → MATGVVKWFNDAKGFGFIKPDDGEEELFAHFSAITMSGFKTLKEGQKVTFDITQGPKGKQATNIQAA, encoded by the coding sequence ATGGCGACCGGAGTTGTTAAGTGGTTTAATGATGCAAAAGGTTTCGGTTTTATTAAACCGGATGATGGAGAAGAAGAGTTGTTTGCACACTTCAGTGCAATCACGATGAGCGGCTTTAAAACCCTCAAAGAAGGTCAAAAAGTAACGTTTGATATTACTCAAGGCCCAAAAGGTAAACAGGCAACGAATATTCAAGCTGCCTGA
- the icd gene encoding NADP-dependent isocitrate dehydrogenase, translating into MYKHIKVPAGEKITVNPDFSINVPNNPIIPFIEGDGTGMDITPVMIKVVDAAVEKAYGGKRKIAWMEVYAGEKSTKVYGPDVWMPDETLDAVKEYVVSIKGPLTTPVGGGIRSLNVALRQSLDLYVCLRPVRYFKGVPSPVREPEKTDMVIFRENSEDIYAGIEWEAGTDGAKKMVDFLIKEMGVKKIRFPESSSIGIKPVSREGTQRLVRKAFQYAIDNDKPSVTLVHKGNIMKFTEGGFRDWGYELAMKEFGAQLVDGGPWCKFKNPKTGKDIIVKDVIADAFLQQILLRPNEYSVIATLNLNGDYISDALAAQVGGIGIAPGANMSDSIAMFEATHGTAPKYAGKDYVNPGSEILSAEMMLRHLGWIEAADLIISSMEKAILSKKVTYDFARLLPGSTQVSCSGFGQVMIDHM; encoded by the coding sequence ATGTACAAACATATCAAAGTCCCAGCTGGTGAAAAAATTACGGTCAACCCTGATTTTTCAATCAATGTTCCCAATAACCCCATTATTCCGTTTATCGAGGGGGACGGGACTGGGATGGATATCACCCCGGTGATGATTAAGGTAGTTGATGCTGCAGTTGAGAAGGCTTATGGCGGTAAGCGCAAGATCGCCTGGATGGAGGTCTATGCGGGTGAGAAATCAACCAAGGTTTATGGTCCAGATGTTTGGATGCCCGATGAGACCCTTGATGCGGTTAAAGAGTATGTTGTATCCATTAAAGGCCCATTGACCACCCCGGTTGGTGGCGGTATTAGATCCTTGAACGTTGCCTTACGTCAATCACTCGATTTATACGTTTGCTTGCGTCCAGTGCGGTATTTCAAGGGAGTCCCCTCTCCCGTCCGTGAGCCCGAGAAGACGGATATGGTGATCTTTCGTGAGAACTCCGAAGATATTTATGCAGGTATTGAGTGGGAAGCCGGCACAGATGGTGCCAAAAAGATGGTGGATTTCTTGATTAAAGAAATGGGCGTGAAGAAGATTCGTTTCCCTGAATCCTCAAGTATTGGTATTAAGCCTGTATCACGTGAGGGCACTCAGCGTTTGGTTCGTAAGGCATTTCAATACGCCATCGATAATGACAAACCTTCGGTAACCTTGGTTCACAAGGGCAATATCATGAAATTTACCGAAGGCGGTTTCCGTGACTGGGGCTATGAGCTCGCAATGAAAGAATTTGGAGCGCAACTGGTTGATGGTGGCCCATGGTGTAAGTTTAAGAACCCCAAAACCGGCAAGGACATCATCGTGAAAGATGTCATCGCCGATGCATTTTTGCAGCAGATTTTGTTGCGCCCCAATGAGTACAGTGTGATTGCGACCTTAAATCTCAATGGAGACTATATTTCGGATGCACTCGCTGCTCAGGTTGGCGGAATTGGAATTGCCCCGGGTGCCAACATGTCCGATAGTATTGCCATGTTTGAAGCAACCCATGGTACGGCTCCAAAATACGCCGGCAAGGATTATGTCAACCCCGGCTCCGAGATCTTGTCTGCCGAGATGATGTTGCGTCATTTAGGCTGGATCGAAGCGGCTGATCTGATTATTTCTTCGATGGAAAAAGCGATTCTTTCAAAGAAGGTGACCTATGACTTTGCGCGCCTACTCCCTGGCTCCACCCAGGTATCGTGCTCGGGTTTTGGTCAGGTCATGATTGATCATATGTAA
- a CDS encoding DUF192 domain-containing protein has product MIHKYLTILAASFSLILTENAAAQGPSLPIIELKAGMYRIEAEIADTPAARQTGLMYRTFMPTNTGMLFVFPEKAIHCFWMRNTKLPLTIAFIDDDGKIVNLSDMEPETQNNHCPRGPVRFALEMNQKWFAQRALGPGTVITGLPKR; this is encoded by the coding sequence ATGATCCACAAATACTTGACTATTCTGGCGGCTTCTTTTTCATTGATCCTCACAGAAAATGCCGCCGCTCAAGGCCCCTCCCTGCCGATCATTGAACTCAAGGCTGGAATGTACCGGATCGAGGCCGAAATCGCCGATACGCCTGCAGCCCGACAAACTGGCTTGATGTACCGAACGTTTATGCCGACAAATACTGGAATGCTCTTCGTCTTTCCAGAAAAAGCCATTCATTGCTTTTGGATGCGCAACACAAAATTACCGCTGACCATCGCTTTTATCGATGATGATGGCAAGATTGTGAATCTCTCTGATATGGAGCCAGAAACCCAAAATAATCACTGTCCTCGAGGACCGGTCCGATTTGCTCTGGAAATGAATCAGAAATGGTTTGCACAACGAGCCCTTGGGCCCGGCACGGTGATTACAGGTTTACCAAAACGCTAG
- a CDS encoding pyrimidine/purine nucleoside phosphorylase: protein MQFDGVSVSKKANVYFDGKCVSHNITLPDGVRKSVGVILPSTLRFDLSTKEVMEVVEGTAHVSINGQAERTFAAGQSWTVEAGGYFVIRAEQPVHYVCHFG from the coding sequence ATGCAGTTTGATGGCGTTTCTGTTAGCAAAAAAGCAAATGTATATTTTGATGGCAAGTGTGTATCCCACAACATTACATTACCGGATGGGGTCCGTAAATCAGTCGGGGTGATTTTGCCCAGCACCTTACGTTTTGATCTCAGCACCAAAGAGGTGATGGAAGTCGTTGAGGGCACAGCGCATGTCAGCATCAACGGTCAGGCAGAACGCACCTTTGCTGCAGGGCAATCATGGACTGTTGAGGCTGGTGGATATTTTGTGATTCGAGCGGAGCAACCGGTGCATTACGTTTGCCACTTTGGCTAG
- a CDS encoding argininosuccinate synthase, with protein MSEIKKAVLAYSGGLDTSVILKWLQDTYGCEIVTFTADLGQGEELEPARAKALQFGIKPEHIFIDDLREEFVRDFVFPMFRANTIYEGEYLLGTSIARPLIAKRQIEIARQVGADAVSHGATGKGNDQVRFELGYYALEPGIKVIAPWREWDLLSREKLLAYAEKHGIPVEMKHKQGGAPYSMDANLLHISFEGRHLENPNAEAEEAMWRWTVSPEKAPDQAQVIEIEFKQGDPVAINGKSLKPHELLAELNRLGGAHGIGRLDLVENRFVGMKSRGCYETPGGTILLKAHRAIESITLDREVAHLKDDLMPRYAALIYNGYWWSPERLALQTLIDHTQKAVSGIVRLKLYKGSVSVLARDSANTLFDQNIATFDDDGGAYNQADAGGFIKLNALRMRIAEIAKRKRAK; from the coding sequence ATGTCTGAGATTAAAAAAGCAGTACTGGCCTATTCTGGTGGCCTCGATACCAGCGTGATTCTGAAGTGGCTTCAAGATACCTATGGCTGTGAGATCGTCACCTTTACAGCCGACTTGGGTCAAGGCGAGGAGCTTGAGCCCGCGCGAGCCAAAGCGCTGCAGTTTGGAATTAAGCCTGAGCACATCTTTATTGATGATCTGCGTGAGGAGTTTGTGCGTGACTTTGTGTTTCCAATGTTTCGGGCAAACACAATTTACGAGGGTGAATATTTGCTAGGCACATCGATCGCTCGCCCTTTAATCGCAAAACGTCAGATTGAGATTGCACGTCAGGTGGGGGCAGATGCGGTATCTCATGGCGCTACCGGCAAAGGCAACGACCAGGTACGTTTTGAGCTTGGTTACTACGCCCTTGAGCCTGGAATTAAAGTGATTGCTCCATGGCGTGAGTGGGATTTACTGTCTCGAGAAAAATTACTGGCCTACGCTGAAAAACACGGTATCCCTGTGGAAATGAAGCACAAGCAAGGGGGCGCGCCTTATTCGATGGATGCCAATCTGTTGCACATTAGCTTTGAGGGTAGGCATCTTGAGAATCCAAACGCAGAAGCTGAGGAAGCGATGTGGCGCTGGACCGTTTCCCCTGAGAAAGCCCCTGATCAAGCGCAGGTGATTGAAATCGAATTTAAGCAAGGTGATCCAGTGGCGATCAATGGGAAGTCTCTAAAACCACACGAGTTGCTGGCCGAGTTAAATCGTTTGGGTGGTGCGCACGGCATTGGCAGACTGGATCTGGTCGAGAATCGCTTTGTTGGAATGAAGAGTCGGGGTTGTTACGAAACCCCTGGCGGAACCATTTTGCTTAAAGCGCATCGTGCAATTGAAAGCATTACCTTAGATCGTGAAGTCGCTCATCTTAAAGATGACTTGATGCCCCGCTATGCAGCTTTGATTTACAACGGCTATTGGTGGTCGCCCGAGCGCTTGGCCTTACAGACCTTAATTGACCATACTCAAAAAGCGGTGAGCGGGATTGTGCGTCTCAAGTTGTACAAAGGTTCAGTTTCTGTGTTGGCTCGCGATTCAGCCAATACTTTATTTGATCAAAATATTGCAACCTTTGATGATGATGGTGGAGCATATAACCAAGCTGATGCTGGTGGCTTTATTAAACTCAATGCATTGCGGATGCGAATTGCTGAAATTGCAAAACGTAAACGCGCAAAATAA
- the argF gene encoding ornithine carbamoyltransferase encodes MAKPQSPDQLRHYLQFSDFSRDEYEYLFGRAAWLKERFKRYETWHPLHDRTLAMIFEKHSTRTRLSFEAGVHQLGGHAVYMNTRDTQLGRGEPIEDAAQVISRMTDIIMIRTFEQETIERFAANSRVPVINGLTNQYHPCQVLADIFTFVEARGPIQGKTVAWVGDANNMAYTWIQAAEKLDFEVRFSAPDGYQLDRSRLQPSAFNHLVVCADPKDACKGADLVSTDVWTSMGFEAENATRMAAFKHWMVNEQLMALAHPGALFMHCLPAHRGEEVSAGVIDGPQSVVWEEAENRLHVQKALMEFLLCGRL; translated from the coding sequence CTGGCTAAGCCACAATCTCCTGATCAGCTCAGGCATTACTTGCAATTTTCTGACTTTAGTCGCGATGAGTATGAGTATTTATTTGGACGCGCCGCTTGGTTAAAGGAGCGTTTTAAGCGATACGAGACTTGGCATCCATTGCATGATCGTACTTTGGCAATGATCTTCGAAAAGCACTCAACTCGTACTCGCCTCTCCTTTGAAGCAGGCGTTCATCAGTTGGGTGGGCATGCGGTTTACATGAATACTCGCGATACCCAGTTGGGTCGGGGTGAGCCGATCGAGGATGCTGCACAAGTCATTTCGAGGATGACTGACATCATTATGATTCGGACCTTTGAGCAAGAGACGATTGAGCGGTTTGCTGCCAATTCGCGCGTTCCTGTCATCAATGGCTTAACGAATCAATACCACCCTTGCCAAGTATTGGCGGATATTTTTACGTTCGTTGAGGCACGAGGGCCCATTCAAGGGAAAACCGTCGCCTGGGTTGGTGACGCAAATAATATGGCATACACTTGGATTCAGGCAGCTGAAAAACTGGATTTCGAGGTTCGCTTCTCTGCCCCGGATGGGTATCAGCTTGATCGCTCTCGCTTGCAACCCTCTGCCTTTAATCATCTTGTGGTGTGTGCTGATCCAAAGGATGCGTGTAAGGGTGCTGATTTAGTGAGCACTGATGTTTGGACCAGCATGGGATTTGAGGCTGAGAATGCAACCCGAATGGCAGCATTCAAGCACTGGATGGTCAACGAGCAATTGATGGCCTTAGCCCATCCTGGTGCACTCTTCATGCACTGCTTGCCTGCGCACCGTGGCGAAGAGGTTAGTGCCGGCGTGATTGATGGTCCGCAGAGTGTGGTTTGGGAAGAGGCCGAAAACCGCTTGCATGTTCAAAAAGCTCTGATGGAATTCTTGCTCTGTGGGCGCTTATAA
- the rpsT gene encoding 30S ribosomal protein S20, with protein MANTAQARKRARQSVKLNAHNASLRSKLRTSIKAVRKAIEAGDKDAAKKVFVAAQSTIDKITDKKIAHKNTAARQKSRLSAAIKAMA; from the coding sequence ATGGCTAATACCGCACAAGCTCGTAAGCGCGCTCGTCAATCTGTGAAGCTAAATGCTCACAATGCTAGTTTGCGTTCCAAACTTCGCACCTCGATCAAGGCAGTTCGTAAGGCAATTGAAGCCGGCGATAAAGATGCTGCTAAGAAAGTATTTGTTGCTGCGCAATCAACAATCGACAAGATTACCGATAAAAAGATTGCTCATAAAAATACCGCTGCGCGCCAGAAGTCACGACTATCTGCTGCGATTAAAGCAATGGCCTAA